The Coffea arabica cultivar ET-39 chromosome 2c, Coffea Arabica ET-39 HiFi, whole genome shotgun sequence genome includes the window ttttaggaaattattaatctgaatttatgtttccaaccaaattaattacactttcttaatctgtgtgaaaaaaaaaatcaagactaacaaaacgggacggagggagtataattTTTGATATACAGTCACAATATATAGTTTTATCGGCTGACCGAACGTGACATAATTTATAGTGAAATATTTGCTAAATTTTATTTGCTTGtatgaacatattttttaattatttttttatttcacatacgtTACGTCACATCCAAAATTGCTGTAAATtgctgtaattttttttttcttcaaaaaattatCCGAGAAATTTCTTGCTCCATGCCACCCTTAGAGTATGTCTACATTTGGCGGGAACAAAACACAGTGAAGAATCGAGAAAGCACATAACGACCAACACTTGGAACATTTATAGCAGGCCCACGGCCCAAGCCTAAAAGTGAAGTCTTGCGGTCCTGCACGCCGCTTTCTGAGAAGGGCAGGGGCTGAGAATTAAAAAGAATTGAGAAAAAAGCATCTAAGGCTAGGAACGAAGAAGAGGAGGTGGAGGAAGAGAGTCATGGCGGAGACAGGGGACGAAAATGCAGGGGAGTTTTACTTGAGGTACTATGTCGGCCACAAGGGTAAATTCGGGCATGAGTTCTTGGAGTTCGAGTTTAGGCCCGACGGCAAGCTGCGGTATGCTAATAATTCCAACTATAAGAACGACACCATGATCCGTAAAGAGGTCTTCGTCACCCCCGCCGTTCTAAAAGAATGCCGTCGCATCGTCGTTGAAAGCGAGGTCCGACCTTTTTACCTTCTTATTCcttccttcaattttttttgggggtttaGTTCTTTAGATGTGTTGTGCTTGCATCCAACAATTACATTGTATCTTTGATTTGGATTAATAACCCATAGATgttgctttttatttttattttttttaaatttcttgacTGGTGAATTTAGTTTCTtcttaaaatattaatttgGGTTTTCTGGGGAAAAACCCTAGCCCTCTTATCATGAAAGGGAATTTCCCCAGGGGGGGAGTTTGGTGTGAGATGTGCTGGAGATTGTTAGACTTACTCAAATAGTTCTTGTTGGTTTGTTAGATAATGAAGGAAGATGACAACAATTGGCCAGAACCAGATCGCGTTGGAAGGCAAGAGCTGGAGATTGTAATGGGGAACGAGCACATATCTTTTACCACTGCTAAGATTGGTTCTCTCGTGGATGTCAATACCAGTAAAGATCCTGAAGGTCTTCGAATCTTCTATTATCTTGTTCAGGTAATGTGTCTACTGCTTTGGCCCCTTAATGTATGTTCATGACACGCTATTCAGTTTACTTTTGTTCCTTGTTCAATTTCCTTGAATTTTATGGTCGTCCTTCTTCTGCAAGAGTAAGGAATTGGAAGATAGTGTTTTAAGGTCATGAGCAATGCGTTTAAACAGATGGTTGGCACAATAAAATAGACGTTTAATGGATACAGTTAAAAGACTTTGGAAAGTAAGGAAATCCTAAAGTTGTCTGATTCTTTCTTAGATCTCTTGAGCTTGTCTATTTGTTCAATCATTTCCCTACTTGAAAGGGAGCTGGCACTCATATTTCACTCGGCATGATTCTTAATGGTTGGTCGTTAGTGGCCCCTTTCTGccttttatctctctctctcaaacctGTGGCGCAGGTTTGTAACTGTAAGCACGCTTAGTTCTTGGATTGCTATAGAGGAGCTTTCTTAGCACTTTATTGGTTTAGCTTTATGGTGTTGTGTTTGTTTAAGGTGCATTTGGCTTGTATTCTATATATGAATAGAATGCATAGGCCACATGGGAGTATTCCTGCAGAAGGTTAGTAGAATGGTAGGGAATGGGAGGATCCTGGTGCTCTTTCATGGGCAGCTGTTTTTGGAAATGATTGAAGTAGGAAAGATTTATTTTTCTGGAGTCTATTCTCATTTGTTGTACCAATGCTTTGTTGTAAGATTTTTCTGCCATTGCACCATGAGAACTATATTCTTTGCGGCTCACttgttattttgttaaattGTTCTTCAACTGTTCCTTTTGAAGAAGAATCTGTTTTTAGTTTTTTCACAGGCCATTGATGCATGTAAATAACCTTGCATTTGCAcggtgtttttttttaatattaatttaGTGAAAATAGAATGGGTATCTGGGCTTATCTTTGAGGAtctgaagaaaaagaaaccgGATAACATTAATGTAGTTGTGCTTGTCTAACCCAAGGCAGAAACTTTGATGACATGCATTTGTATCCTTTTCCCCCTTACTTTTTAttccatatttttcattttcttgcttctttgGGCTGGGGTTTCAAGGTTGTGGTCTTGCTGATGTTCAAATTTGAAGGGATGGCTAGAATTTGTCATCATATGACACTATATCTATAGTGGGTTGTATAGTTTATATTGCAAGTGTCCACTTGGTTCAGTATCGAATTTTCAGTTTTAGGCGTACATATTGTGCATAGAAAGTTGAAGATGTTTTTATGAAAATTGCGTGCTAGTAATTTGTGTTTTTgggcttagtatagagtagcaTTAGTTAGAACTTGGGTTATCTACATCAACAGTTTGGAAGGGCAACCTGGTTAGACTGTCAAATATTTAATCAAAGGGTATTAGCATTAAGTTTTAAGGATCACGTTCGTTTTGGCTTCACCGTGCACTCTCTTTCTTGATGTCAATAGGTACTCCCATTGTTTGACACTTACGGATTTGAAGTTTCTGAAGTACATATCTGTCCGTGTTGTGCTGTTCTCTCTATGTTTCTTGTTACCGATCTGATGAATGGCTGAATAGATGGTTGTGATTGCAACATCATTGATTCCTCCATTATCATGCTTATTCTTAAAGCTTCCTACAATCAGAACCATGATACCCTCTTGCTGTTCAAACTGCTAGGTCTTTTGATAGAATTGAGCGTGAATAGTGCTTTTTGACTCTCGGTTCTCTGAGAATATCTGTTTGTTCTGTCATGTAATCGCAGGATTTGAAGTGTTTCGTGTTTTCTCTTATCTCACTCCACTTCAAGATCAAACCCATTTGAGTGTCAGCCATATCACCCCCTGGAACAGAAGGAAAGCCATGTGTTTTGAAGTTGCTTGGTCTGTTGTCCTTTGCCTTGATAAGTTCGTTATATATTTAAACTTATAAATAGCGTTGATTTGGGTGATTGTTCAAGTAGATGAAGTTTGTGATATGCTAGTTGTGTAATTGAATATCTATTCCTTTTGCTCTTGATAAGCCCTCTTTTCCGCATTAATCAGTGGATCTTCAGGCTTGAGCCTAGGTTGACTCGCATCTGATCAGCTCCTCCTTCCTGTTTCTAATTTAAGACGTGATTATTGCATCTCGGAGGTGGTGTAGGTATTGTGTTAGTTTTAAAGGGTGAATTGTGTAACGCAAAACAAATCTAGTGATGAGATATTTGTCTTTTCTTATTTCCGGTCAGCATGTTCTGTCGGTCTGAGTTTGTGCACAATCTTCTAATTTGCTGGTTGTTACTACGATGCTATGTTTCTCAAAGTGAGACAAACTCCCAATCGAGTAGCGCAGGGACTCAAAATGTGAGAGTTGTTCTGTTTGCCTCATATTCGTTTGGCAGTTGGAATGCTggattttattattgttattatataACGGCAATATGATAACTTGGTCTTACGAGAGTTCAAATTCAAAGCTGGGCAAGAACCCATATCTGCATTGAACTTCATCCTCCTCCCGTTCTTGAGGTGCCCAAGCCTTGATGATGCTTCCTGTCCAGGCCGCAGCCATTGATCGAAGTGGAACAATACAGCAGCACTTCATCGTCATCAGATCAGATGACGATCTCAAAGATGAATCTTGGTACTCATAATGATTTTAATCCCCGCTCGGTATTGTTCACCGACCGGATTGCACTTCAATCATCGGCAATGTAGGCATTTCAGCAATGATAATCATGTTTGTCATGAGCATGAGCAGTAAGTACTCAAGTCCAAGGAACTCCCCTTCCCTCGTGTCCCCACTTTGCCCCTGAAGGGCTCCAGTAAGTAATTTCAGAACTGCCAAGTTTTCTAGCTAGTCATCCAATAGCTGAAATAATACAAGTCCAGGGGAAAGCGAAGATTTGATGATAGTCAATTTCTTCAGATTCCGGGGGCGATTGAGTCTAGCAACATGAATTATCTACTCTGGACTCTAGACGAATTAAAAGCATCCCATGATTCCGAAATGTGTGAACTCCCAGTTTGCACAACGAACTCCTCAGGGATCTTTATAAATAGAGGTGTGaaaatgggtgatttgagcGGGTTGAAATAGGTAGTTGGTGCAAGTGAGTCaattcatttatatccatataattatatggatataaatgagtaagtcaaaaaatgagtttgatgatccaataatttatttataatttatttattttaattttttgtaaatttatttaaattcatttttgcaaagtaaattatcaatttatatcattatttgcacccatcattagttttaaatatttacttataatgttcaataatttcaattatcaatttttttccattcGTGTTCTATGTtgcaaaattatatattattaataattgaataataagaatataaaaatttgaactatgTACTAtgaaagttaacataaaaatgtaattcaaaaattttgaattcctATCATTTTTTTGTGTGAATTCAAGTTTTGTTTTGGTAAGGTAGGAAAAGAGACTAAATTTTGTCATAAATTTGTAATGTTAAAAAAATgggcaagttaacaaactatgagaaaaaaataaaatgataagataaaattaataaataataatattaaataaaataaaagtaatcaacatcatgacaaaatgaaaattttgaaaaaaaaataagtaataTATATCTGTGTAAAAAATGCATCAAATATTTATTAAggctaaaaaataaaacattccaCTATATATATGGTTTCAGCGATATTAATGCATGAAAATCTCTAACAATGAGTTCGATAATCAAATGTGGATCTCAAATTTCTTCTAAATGGGTGGGTGAAAAGAGGAGGTTTGGGGAAGACAGTTCTAAATGgattaattgggtttgatgggttatccAATTATACTTATctattaaataaatataattggATAACTCATTCATAACTATACGACAAAAATTTAATATACCTATATCCAACTATTCATAGACAGGTACGGATAAATTTCGTTAAATGAATTTGTTTGCTGCGATGGCCAAGATAAGCAGGCCAAGTTCGCCGACTTCAACGCATTTCCAAAAAGTTGTTGATTACTTATATGAAGGTGCCTTAAAATTCCCATTCACCAGACAGAATCTGGTCCAACATCCCCCGGTGTCCAAAATGGTGAGAGCCTGCTGGCGGTCTGGATTCTTCCACCATAGAAGAGAAAATCCTTCTGTATGAGACACAGAAAGATTGAGGACTTCGACAAATTGAGggaaaaatccatttttcatcccTAAACTTTGACACAAAGACATATTTAGTCCCCAAACTTTTCAACAGAACACATTGAGTACCTGAATTACTGATTTTTTGCCACATTTAGTCAAAAAACGGGAAATTACTCAACTTGAACGGAGAAAACCATGTGAGACTCACGTGGCCGTTAACAAAAACACAATTATCCGTAAAAAAACGTTGGTAGAACCCACTTTTTTACTCTCTCTCTACCAGGGTTGCTTTTCTCCTCCAAGCTTCCCCCTTTCCAAATACAAAGTTATACAACAACAGAGAGTAAATCCCTTTATTGCTTGACTAAATACAACATTGGTGATTGAAAGCCAGAAAAAAGGGCAGGAGAGCAGAGGCTAGCAATCAAATAGGATTTTGATGCTTGCATCGATTGTAGTCAGTACAGCGCCCATTAGCAGCATTAACTTGGACTATGCAATTGCTGTATTGAGCCGCACTACAAACTGGCTTCCTCTAAAGAGCTTT containing:
- the LOC113725215 gene encoding protein mago nashi homolog: MAETGDENAGEFYLRYYVGHKGKFGHEFLEFEFRPDGKLRYANNSNYKNDTMIRKEVFVTPAVLKECRRIVVESEIMKEDDNNWPEPDRVGRQELEIVMGNEHISFTTAKIGSLVDVNTSKDPEGLRIFYYLVQDLKCFVFSLISLHFKIKPI